From the genome of Salvia splendens isolate huo1 chromosome 7, SspV2, whole genome shotgun sequence:
aaaaaaaacatagttatataaaaaacaaaatacatagtcattcaaaaaaagaaaaatacatagtccaATATCCCCGActcactccgcgctgtcctcgtcgcccgtatatatagagtttaaaaaaaaattaattaccggacgtccgacccactccacaatggcggacgtccgcccgcacgttgcccgcacgtccgaggacacccgacgtcctcacgggacgtccgtatccgaccttcgacgccacaatggcggacgtcccggtcgcccgtcgcggactTCCGacctgacgtccgccattggagatgctctaagaatcGGGAGCATGTCCGTGGTAATTGTTCACATAACTGTTATTTACAAATAGTAGATTGAAGCTCCGATATGTAAATTGTCTCGTTCTCCGCACCCAGCAAAGAAgttgaaattcatattttatccCTCAATTATTATCTTAACTATTCAATGTTGCCTTACTTTTTTACTATACTTATAGATCACACCTTCCACTAAATCATtccacttatattttattataaaattaatatacggTATAAAAGTATGaatcatattccattaactttttctccTCGCtttctactatattttttaaaatgtatgTCAAGTTAGCCGGTGCCAATTAATGAAAAACAGAGGAAGTAaatgttagagcatctccaatggcggcgagcggacaggctagtcgattcccggcgctggccggtcagcttcccgaaccattggaaccggcgagcgccatttagGCAAAAAAATCGGTGACCCGACGCCGATTTTCGtgcgctggccgatccgctcgccggtcggctggccgccattgcaggctcctgatcggcgagcgatcgaccaactcaatttttttattttttgaaacactatttatacgcgatttgcacgtcattttcattcacaccacttattttaacgagttttctctccatcttaatttatgtacaagagcaacaacgtgaaatgagtaacgcgggtggtagtagtggtggtgatgctgaggagtacgaacgacAAATGAACGAatagttggaggcctatacgtcccgcgagataaactggttgatacaaagggccttgcatgatatgggctattacttggtggatgggatataccctaggtggcccgtctttgtgaagacgatcagatgcgcatcagatgaaaggaagacctactttgcggaacggcaggagtcggcgcgcaaggacgtggagcgcgcatttggtgtgctccagtctcgatgggcggcaattaggggtcgaacgcgtttgtggcatgtcgactgcattgctgatataatgtacgcctgtattatcttgcacaacatgattgtcgaagatgaaggtgtataactgactagttgggccaatgacgatgctaATAAAGCCGGCCCAAGCCATGGCGTGGCCGCCCCTAACGTACgagggggtacctcacgatgaagtcggccgcctcaaggcacatgccgacatgcgccaagtggatgctcatattcgactccaaaagaaTTTAATTGAACAGTTGTGGGCGCGAAAGACTGCAtgtcgttagattttttttaattaatgtaattttttttaattaatgtatttttttaattttactaatattattgaattttctcgtatctatgtcgtaaatttaattccgtattttgtttgattgttaattatttattttttataattttatttattgtggctaacctattatttgtccaattgcttgtcctgatgatgtagTTTGAGAAATTTTTaatgcttgtcctgatgatgtagTTTGAGAAATTTTTAAttctgatgatgtggcatgagcaATTTGTGGCTAGCCTTACCATTGGAAATGTTCTTAAAATGACTCCAATGTTCTTAAAATGACTCTGGATCGAGGGGAGTATTTGGAAATGCTCTTAAAATGACTCTGGATTGAGGGGAGTATtaaaatatcttcttcctcaAAAATATCTGTACCTTAACTTATCCAACTCCAACCCATTAATTATCAAATTCTAATAAATCTTATTACCAAATTTAACAATGTTATTTAAATATGGTAATCTTCCATAATAAACACCCTATCCCTATCCAACGAATTTAAATTTGGAAAATCAAGTTTAAACGAAATTAATAAGGTACAAGGAGAAAAAAACAGAAGTGGAGATTGGAAGATTGAAAGCAGATGTTTGCTTGAAACAAGGAGGCAGCAAATTTATTAAAAACTATACAGGAAATGCGCGTTTAATCTAAAAATTCAGAATCAACTCTAGCGCGGCTGCTGGATCGCCCTGGGTTTGACCTTCATGTTGACAATCTTGGGCGCCTTGTGGCAGTACCTTGGCACCTCCACCTCTCCACGCGGCTTCCGCCACTTCAACCACCCCAAAGCCACCACATCTCTGCTGCTCTCTTTCCCTACGCAATCGATAACTAAGTCAACAGACTCGCAATTGGGGATTAATTCGTTAAAGGAATTGAATTTTACCTTGAGTAACGGCATCGGCGATGAGGCTATTGTTATTGTTGTGTTCGTCGAGAAACGGCGATGGATCGAATTGGGGATCGGAGAAGCACTCACGGAGCCAGTAATCACGGAACCAGGGAGAAGACTGAACGAGATCCCACCACTCATCGGAAAAGTCTTCCACCGCTCGGTATGCCGACGGGACGAATATCGGCGCCTTTGGATTCAGCACTGAAGTCGCCATTTAGGATTGATTTTGAGTCGATAAATATCTGTATGTGGATAACACAGATAGATAAAAATGCGTGTTTATATAAAAACTGCTTCATATTTGGATAAGGACGCGTCATGTCACGTGCGTTTcggatatttttttatttatttaaaatcttACATTATGTTTGATTGATAAAAACAATTAgtaggagtataaaaaaaatgaattatcaaTAAAGCATCTACAATAACTTCACCCTAGCTATAGCCAAAAACTCCTTCTGTCATATCATCATGCCCTTTCCACTGCTTAGCCAATGCACTAGCATAGTAATAGCTCAGCCAATGCCCTAGCTCtcccaagaaaaaaaaacacaaaaaacaacAACGAAATAAACTGGAGAAAAAAACATAGGAATAGGgtattttatagaaaaaaaatcagcTAACCGCTTGCTCGTCCACGCAATAGTGGACTAGCGATCGACTAGCCGCGCTCGTCCACGCCTTAGCTCTAAGGCATTTTTTTCGTCCTCTCGGCTTGCCTACCGCAGTAAAAGACTAGCCGCTCaccgtctcattcaagatgccCACATACTTgaatgacatgagattttaggtGAAGTAAAGCAGTGTTAAAAAAATAGAGTGGAAAAGGTGATTGAacatttttaatgaaaaaagagGAGAgggatatttattttcaaatatagcaAGTGGACatctgatgcactttttattagcactaaataaacctgcaagtatacagagtatatatagtatagctaaatgtcagtaccggatatcgaacacagggaaaacaGACACAAATTGTCGATCATCTACTAAActtctttcactatttggaaaaccgaaagattttggaatttttgaaaataaaaacaagtaAAAGCAAGTAAATCACAGAGATAAGATATGAGAGATAATGGAATTCTaaggatgtgcgttcacagttatggttatacaaattcctattacaataccctagcacaaattcctactacaataccctagcacagttcttacttcagCAGGACGAGTCAcctaagttttgcccatgcggcacaagcgtatattactaacactagggttgtcaatcctagattggaACTCCTAAAAACttctaagacccttgaaaagtcatcactctcaattaacagtgtcgttttaagggaaactaattgtagtgtctactaagtggacctaacttgccaacctcctctcacgattatgtagcaagttatattaaatcatcacagaatgtgtcactcaaacgtgaagcattatccaacaacttaggcaataaacgaagtaaaaacaaaacgaatattaaatagcaaaacagaattgtataaccaaggtagttactaacacatccctagaatcctatgagtttagttacacatgatagaataatctaaaaacatagattgtagggaaaacaaagtgtacataagaactaaagtaataaaactcaaaggttgaatccttgtagccttgatcttctcttgattccttcttctaCCCCTTGCACTATGAAgaactctcaaatttatgctctTGGATTAATTGGCAAAAAGAAGATCcttaatgaagaggtttgagggggtaTATATAGTGCTAAAATCGTTCCTCAATAAATAAGGCAAaagtggctaagtttggtaaatcttggggagaaagtaggtcaattcTGTGGGCgcgttttcccagcgggccgcagcaccttggccagcggccGCTGTGGTttgatccgtagcctctgcctctCGGATAGAGGTCGCTACACTATGTTGCAGTGGTCGCTGTGAATAATCCCGTAGTTTCTGCCTCTCGGATAGCagtcgctgggcgtgttcttcgTTTCAACAAaactttctccggagcggaccgctactggctcAGCGGTCGTTGGCCCCAGCGGCCGCTATATgggttgcagcggaccgctgggcgtctcgaatgctccagatttccaacttcgacttttagctgtgtttttaggctcaaatatgcacatttctcacaaaacacgtcaaaataccaaaatagctATTACatacaaaatatggacatgaattgtgattttgacattaaaaacagacaaaataaaggccttaaaaaaGTGTAAAAATCCAAGCGTATCAACATCTTAAgtgaaacaaactaaaaaggaaaggtgaACGTCATCACTTGGactagagatgcccaaggtttacGGTTCCGACGGTTACGGTTCTGATTCGGAACCATGAGAATTTATCTGAACTGAAACCGTCAATTTTAGAACtgtggttcggttcaggttcataaATTTCTGAACTGAAACCGTGCCAAAACCACCAGTTCCGGGCGCTTCCAAACCTAAAACGCGAAAATCGCCGAAAAATCGTGAAACCGAGTTGGAACCGGAAAAAACCGCTCAAAACCGATGGTTCAAAACcgtgaaaatagtaaaaaactGCCGGAAAACCGCCGATTCAGAACCCAAAGCAGAACCGACAGTCTTGGAACCGAAACCGTAGCTGCTAAACACCTACGCGGTTTGGTTCCGGTTAGGCAATTTCTAAAACCGTTACTGGCGGTTCCGGAACGTGGTCACCTCTAACTTGGACAGAGGGAGCAGTTGATATGTCGATGCATAGATGAAAGTATACATTATTCTATTCAATCTATTCTTCTTTTATATTTCTTTCATTTCTTGTTTATATCTATTTCTCTCTCGAATTTTAATCGATTTTCGAGAGTCGCCAAAAATATCTTCATCAAATATTGACGCCACTAACAGATTTCATTATATAAACCAAACCTTTTTAACACTTAGGGCGCGTTCACCTTTTTGGTGTTGAAGAAATAAATAACAATTCTGGATTAGATTTACCTGCGTGGGGCCCATAGAAATAAACAGTTGATCTTGTGTTTGGTGTTCAAGAAATATATCCAAATTTGGcttatgtaattttgttttatgtttttttatacaTTTCATTTATTGACCGACGAAAATGCCCCTGGGACTTGGCTTTAGTCCATGAACACGCGCGACAAGTCAAAATTTTGGTTGTCATTACCCCAAATAAAGtgggtgaagaagaagaagaagaagaagaagaagaagaagaagaagaagaagaaggagaagactCAACCAATTAAGAACAGCGGCGCAATTCTTGGCATATTCACTAGTTTTGGTAAAATTAAAGGAGATTAATGAATGAAACATTGCCTCATGGAAGTTCTTGGCcgatttcaacaagatgaagAAGCCTTACCCCTACCCTTTCAATTCATGTTTCCTTTTTCAACCAAACAAAAATAAGCACTTTCTAAACTACTAGTTTTACAAATCGACCCATGAAGTTTTCTTTATCAAAAACCAACAAGGAGTTTCCCCATCTTCTTCATATTCTCATCAATTCCCTGCAGGTAGCCACTTTTTTGAGATTTTTGAGATTTGAGATTCATGTGTCCCACAACAGCTTGAGATTTGTAGAACTTGAGGGAAAAAAACTGCACTCAGACTTTTCTCAGTTCATCTTTTTGGAAGAATTGAGGAAGATGAAAATTTGGGGTGGAGAAATCCAAAATGCATGTCGTCGAGCCTATTGTCATACAAGAAGGGGCTCACCGATTTTCACCTAATGCTGGAATGGAAATAGGGAAGACGTCTGATTTGGGTGAGAAATTGAATTTTTCAGGGGTAAATAGGTAATTGTGCATTCAATTCTTGACACAAATTTCAGAGCAGACTCAATTGTCACCAACTTCTAAACATTTGAATCAAGGCAATTTCCCCAATGCACAGTGTGGGCCGTCATCATCTGGCGGCCCCGACAGAATTCTACCGAAGAAAGTGAACACCCTAACTTGCCTAGATTTAGACCCAATTCCGGATATAAACAGAAAGGTGAACGCGCCATTAGGGTATGTTCGTCTTTATAAAATTAGTGGAAAAACCACGTTTTCCAACATCTTTTTGTTCATTTGGATATTTTTTTCGGTTCGACCGGGGAAAGCTGAATAACCCGCAAAATTGAGTTAAGAACACCACAAAAGCGGCCAGTACTTTCCATGCTTGGGCGTTGGACAGAGATCCTCCACAATCTGCTTACTCTAAAAAAGTCGAAACACTGTAAATTTGTCCTCATCATTTTCAAGCAAGTTTAACGATGCATTTTTCGCCATCCATTTTTGTCATCATCTTCAACTTTTGGTCCGGCTTGAGTGGTTCATAAAGGTTAGGTGTGTGATATGCTTTGGCTTTTGAAGGTTAACTTAGTTAGCATGGTTTTAATCATATTTTGTCTTTGTTACGTATGATTATGACTATTTCTCTATTAAATTGGTATTTGACCATTTAGTGAAGAATGCGCAAAAAAATGGTTCAAAATGGGCTAAAAGGTGAAAAGGAGAACATGGACTCGAAAACGAAGAAACTTACAGAGCCATCGAGTCACCGAGTTCGCCCCATATGCAAACCCAACAACTCGTCGGAAGTGTTCTGGCTTCCAGAACAAAATCAGTGACTCACCGACTTTGTAAGAAAGACCGATCCTGTGACCCACCGAGAATGAGGACTAGTCTAGAATAGAACTAGTGACTCGTCGACCAACTGATTTTGCCGCCAGACTAGGTTTTCATGCTGATTTTCGCCCTAGGTATAAATAACTTATGGCATGATTCCTAAATCACAGTCCGACACGCCTCAAAACACAGTTTTTTCACCTtagaagaagagaagaacggATAAGAAACAATGATTCAACGCGAGATTGAAGATAGAGATTGAAAATAATGAGAAATCTCCAAAATTAGCTAAAGATTTGGTCTTGTAAAAACCAAATACGACAATACatttaaaattcaaaaccagAACATTACAATAACAACATAAAAACACATTAGTTAGaaacttaaataaatattacactAAAAAGGATAGGAAAAAGTCGAAGTCAGAAGTCTTGAGGAAAAGACGTAgccagcggtccgctgggcCTCTGCCAGCAGCTGCAAGAGCCCATCGACCACCAAAGAAATAGCGGTTTGCCTCAGAATTTGTGCCTGGAAGAAGAACACGACCAGCGACCGCTGGATCCTAGCCAGTGATAGGTTCGAGTTGTCCCGAGAGACTAGAGACTTAGCAGCAGCCCGTTGTGACCTGTCCAGCAACCCGCTGGGCGGCGGACTATTTAACCTATTTTCCCTCCAAGATTAACCTTGTTGGGATTGAAGATATACCTTATTGAGGAGCACGACTTGAAGGCTATAAGTACCCCTAAAGCTTTACCAAAGAAACCTTTTCTTGCATTCTATACTTGAGAGATACATTGAGAATTCATGTCCATTGTTCTACTTCTTTTCACCATACTTGGAGTTTGAAGCTTGGATTCAAGAGAAGACTAGAGAACAAGATAGGGGTTTAGTTTATTTGTGTATGAGTAGCTAAATTTGTAGAATTCTAGTGATGTGTTAGtaactacttcctccgtccgcgaataggagtcccattttttcattttagtctgtctTTGAATAGGAATCCTGGTtcatttatattataaatggtactccattcgtccgccattaggagtctcggcCACTTTTGCGCACTCgctttataaaaataataataaatagttaaagtgaaaaaatggtaaagtaagagagataataatgttGAGATCTCAACATTATTTCTCaacattattatctctcttactttaccatttctccactttaactatttattatcatttttataaagcGAGTGCGCAAAAGTGACCGGGACTCCAAGTTAAAGAGTCATTAAGTTAAGGCCTTTACCGGATTAAGTTTGCTAGCAAAACCCAACATGGATAGAAATAAAAACATAGATAAGAACCAAAACATGGAAATCTATCAAAACACAGTCATGGATTCATATTTACAAGCTCCCCTAACAAACTAGAAGTAATCCCTAAAATCTAGCCACTCATAGTGGGCAACAATACAATATGAGGAGTAAATGCTACTATATGAGGCTTGATTTTAGGTGGAAAGGGGCTTGATCTTCTCTCTCCTTCCTAAAATAGATCCCAAGCTCTAATTGCTCTTCAAAATTAGTCTCCAGCCGCCTCCCTTGGTTTGGAAGTCGTGCCGTAGCTATTTAAAAAGTTAAGGCTCAAAAACAGGCCCggtaacatttttttttctgtattgcGATATCCACTCAAATCGCCCAGTCGGGCAAATTTTGCCCGGCCTCGTATTTTTTCACTGCAATGCGCGGTCTTCGTAAAATAACCATATCTTCTTCTACCGGACTCCGACTAAGGAGTAcaaggtatccacgcgaagctttTCAAAGATGAATGCAATGGTGGCcttgtagaagcatttgaaatTAATATTGTAGGGCTGATTACTGTTCAGATTCAgacctttttttctttctcctctctctcttagAGCTTGGTTTTTTGTCCTACAATATATCAAAATGAGTCCATTTTTCACCTAAAAAAGTGtgttaaaataatatataaaggaAAATAATTTGATCACATCATATACTAAACTT
Proteins encoded in this window:
- the LOC121811431 gene encoding protein EARLY RESPONSIVE TO DEHYDRATION 15-like codes for the protein MATSVLNPKAPIFVPSAYRAVEDFSDEWWDLVQSSPWFRDYWLRECFSDPQFDPSPFLDEHNNNNSLIADAVTQGKESSRDVVALGWLKWRKPRGEVEVPRYCHKAPKIVNMKVKPRAIQQPR